A stretch of DNA from Salvelinus sp. IW2-2015 linkage group LG20, ASM291031v2, whole genome shotgun sequence:
ctttttcacatgctttttaaaagagaggttggaatcaagtatgatgccaaggtacttaaaatcagataccacccagagcttctcccctgacacatagacatctggctcagtagcatctgttgccctctttgtgaagaacacgcaaacagtttttttcacattgagatgcaaacacgagtcactgagccactttgtaacctggaccattacagtagtgagttcttgtgcagcttgttgtttgctctttgcatgcacatatatcactgtatcatctgcatacatttgaacttcagacccagtacagacagaaggcagatcattaatgtacaggctgaacaggaggggccccagtattgacccttggggcacgcccacatcatagctaagagtgggtgacagctcattgctcactctgacacaccgAGTTCtcccttcaaggtatgatttcatccatctcaaggcatcgggggaacagttgaacttggacaattttgtgatgagattcatgttaacagtatcaaaagccttccttaggtccagaaacacagctcaacaacgccccctttgtccatcttggacttcacattttccagaagaaagcagtggccgtttctgtggagtgtttcgctctgaagccaaactgcatggagtgtaatgtgaaggggctgttgttgaggtgggcaatcagttgttctgctacacacttttcaacaacctttgacaccacaggtagtatactaatgggcctgtggttactcacgtcagcagggtcgccgttgttatggccgacttccatacccttggaaacaccctGAGACCAATAGATgttgttggtgaccttagtaatggggccaatgagtgactctttgtagttttaagaaaggtagaatccagcccaaacacatctttgactttagagttctttagtgagctaatcacttgttcacctttgactcagaaacctcccttatgatgaagacaggttgagcgtcattcactagcactgagcccaagaaaccaatggaggggttctgtgtcagtaccctgacagagtcaataaagtaggatttgaaggctattgctatttcgactgcatcctgtgttagattgttattcaccatgatttctactctttttgcagtgttactatggtctttccctgttaactcTTTTAGATTccccagatcaatttagaatttccctttgcttgACCAATTAATtactaaattaattaattaatgattaCATCAACGAATTAATCAATGAATGAGTCAATAAAACAAATGAACGCCTAAATAGCCAAAAAATACTAATCAGACAAATTCCAAAGACCATTCCTTGTGCATAAAACGTCCAGCTGACAGTGTTCATTATATTATAAGAAGTATAAAAGACATTGTTGCATCATGCATAATGTACCCTTTAGATTCATAACAATTTGAAACATGATTCTTCCGTTTTTCAGCACTGTCGTCATGACacttacacatactgtatatccgtGCGTAAAGCGTCACATTTGTGATTGATCATAATGAAATAGCAATATATTGATGGTTATCAATATACTAATGGTTATCACCAAACTCTGACTTCCATCCAATGACTTCCAGTTGAAGGTGGAGCTAAGCCAAAGAGATCGTTAGAGACCATATAAATACTCCCAGTGTCCACTCTTATGGCACCAGTAGTATCTTGTGTCACAGAAACCGCTAGAATGAGTCTCACAGCCAAGGACAAACAGATCGTGAAAGCCTTTTTTGGAAAGGTGGCTGGCAAAGCAGAGGACATCGGAAATGAGGCTCTCTCTAGGTAACGACATCTTTATATATTGAACGGATTGTTTTGTAACAGAGTTATGCGGCGCATTTACTCACGTTAACTCATAATACATGATCACATGTTTTTATTTCCAGGACCCTGGTGGTGTACCCCCAGACCAAGACCTACTTCTCCCACTGGAAGGACCTGAGCCCCGGCTCTGCTCCCGTCAAGAAGCACGGTCTGACCGTCATGGGAGGCGTCCTYGATGCCGTGACCAAGATCGACGACCTGGCSGGTGGTCTTCTGAACCTCAGCGAGCTGCACGCCTTCACGCTGCGTGTGGATCCCGCCAACTTCAAGGTGACTAAATAACTTACTGAATCAATAAAACGATTCACCCTTTCTCAAAATACCACAGCGGCGACCGTGTCCAAATGTGAGTCCTATGTATGTATTTTGTGACGGTTCCAATTAAATCTTCAGAAACACCATATTTCGCATATGGACTAGACCTAAACGCTTGATAATAATAACTCTATTCCCTCTACATCTACAGATCATCAACCACAACATTCTGGTGGTGCTGGCCATGATGTTCCCTGACGACTTTACCCCTGAGGTGCACGTGTCTGTGGACAAGTTCCTCGCCAAGTTGGCCCTGGCGCTTTCCGAGAAGTATCGTTAAAA
This window harbors:
- the LOC111980930 gene encoding hemoglobin embryonic subunit alpha → MAPVVSCVTETARMSLTAKDKQIVKAFFGKVAGKAEDIGNEALSRTLVVYPQTKTYFSHWKDLSPGSAPVKKHGLTVMGGVLDAVTKIDDLAGGLLNLSELHAFTLRVDPANFKIINHNILVVLAMMFPDDFTPEVHVSVDKFLAKLALALSEKYR